From one Catenuloplanes nepalensis genomic stretch:
- a CDS encoding FecCD family ABC transporter permease, with translation MPGLLGALGLLALVTVLSVAVGAKSISPAVLADALLHYRPDDADHLVIHTLRLPRTAVGLLVGAALGVAGAVMQGLTRNALADPGLLGINAGAALLLVIGISVFGITSLTGYVWFGFAGAAFTALIVYGIGALGRDRATPVKLALSGAAVSAALASITTAIVLTDSDAFDRMRLWQVGSLAGRDAALAGQALPFLIVGAIIAIPCGRLLNALALGDDVARALGQRVGAARAIGALCVVVLCGTATALAGPVAFVGLTVPHVARMITGPDYRWILPYSAVLAPALLLAADVLGRVVARPGEIQVGIVTAVIGAPVFVALVRRRDLAEL, from the coding sequence CTGCCCGGCCTGCTCGGCGCGCTCGGGCTGCTCGCGCTGGTCACGGTGCTGAGCGTCGCGGTCGGCGCCAAGTCGATCTCACCGGCCGTGCTGGCCGACGCGCTGCTGCACTACCGTCCGGACGACGCCGACCACCTGGTTATCCACACGTTGCGGCTGCCGCGGACCGCGGTCGGGCTGCTCGTCGGCGCCGCGCTCGGCGTGGCCGGCGCGGTCATGCAGGGCCTCACCCGCAACGCGCTCGCCGACCCCGGCCTGCTCGGCATCAACGCCGGCGCCGCGCTGCTGCTGGTCATCGGCATCAGCGTCTTCGGGATCACGAGCCTCACCGGGTACGTGTGGTTCGGTTTCGCCGGCGCCGCGTTCACCGCCCTGATCGTCTACGGCATCGGCGCGCTCGGCCGGGACCGCGCCACGCCGGTCAAGCTCGCGCTCTCCGGCGCCGCGGTCAGCGCGGCGCTCGCGTCGATCACCACCGCGATCGTGCTCACCGACTCGGACGCGTTCGACCGCATGCGCCTCTGGCAGGTCGGCTCGCTCGCCGGCCGGGACGCCGCGCTGGCCGGCCAGGCGCTGCCGTTCCTGATCGTCGGCGCGATCATCGCGATCCCGTGCGGCCGGCTGCTGAACGCGCTCGCGCTCGGCGACGACGTGGCCCGCGCGCTCGGCCAGCGCGTCGGTGCGGCGCGGGCGATCGGCGCGCTGTGCGTGGTGGTGCTGTGCGGGACCGCGACCGCGCTGGCCGGGCCGGTCGCGTTCGTCGGGCTGACCGTGCCGCACGTCGCCCGCATGATCACCGGGCCGGACTACCGGTGGATCCTGCCCTACTCGGCCGTGCTCGCACCCGCGTTGCTGCTGGCCGCGGACGTGCTCGGCCGCGTCGTCGCGCGCCCGGGGGAGATCCAGGTCGGCATCGTCACCGCCGTGATCGGCGCGCCGGTCTTCGTCGCACTCGTCCGCCGCCGAGATCTGGCGGAGCTATGA
- a CDS encoding siderophore-interacting protein, producing the protein MAVASRALTAEVVANRRLTPHLTRITVTGPDLHGFGYDGPDHLVRIFLAPGPDVPLTLPDSPDGWWPALKAMPEEVRPVVRNYTVRRFDADRRELDIDFVLHGDGGPASAWAHTAAPGDRIGVLSDGAEYAPPADTDWQLFVGDETALPAIAAAIESLPHDAVGLALIECGGTPCEIPIAAPPGVTLHWLHRNGDEPGTSTVIIDTLRSLTLPAGTPYAFIAGESTMVTTVRRHLCTDLTIPKDRVYFCGYWRRTSA; encoded by the coding sequence ATGGCCGTCGCCAGTCGTGCGCTGACCGCGGAGGTGGTCGCCAACCGGCGGCTGACCCCGCACCTGACCAGGATCACCGTCACCGGGCCGGACCTGCACGGCTTCGGCTACGACGGCCCCGATCACCTGGTCCGCATCTTCCTCGCCCCCGGCCCGGACGTGCCGCTCACGCTGCCGGACTCACCGGACGGGTGGTGGCCCGCGCTCAAGGCGATGCCGGAGGAAGTCCGCCCGGTCGTCCGTAACTACACGGTCCGCCGCTTCGACGCCGACCGCCGCGAACTCGACATCGACTTCGTCCTGCACGGCGACGGCGGCCCCGCCTCCGCCTGGGCCCACACGGCCGCGCCCGGTGACCGCATCGGCGTGCTCAGCGACGGCGCCGAGTACGCACCGCCGGCCGACACCGACTGGCAACTCTTCGTCGGCGACGAGACCGCGCTCCCCGCGATCGCCGCCGCCATCGAGTCACTCCCGCACGACGCGGTCGGCCTCGCCCTCATCGAGTGCGGCGGCACGCCCTGCGAGATCCCGATCGCCGCCCCGCCCGGCGTCACGCTCCACTGGCTGCACCGCAACGGCGACGAGCCCGGCACCAGCACCGTCATCATCGACACGCTGCGCTCCCTGACGCTCCCCGCCGGCACCCCCTACGCCTTCATCGCCGGCGAATCGACCATGGTCACCACCGTGCGCCGCCACCTCTGCACCGACCTCACCATCCCCAAGGACCGCGTCTACTTCTGCGGCTACTGGCGCCGCACCTCCGCCTGA
- a CDS encoding Fic family protein, which yields MLFSTPVLTAADQEVLAGIEQMRERLRHQVQAHPAKWTSGLRKFLTADAVAASNSIEGFRVSTQDVQDLMDGERDVDVSDENRAETLAYQAMMTYVQSLHDVADFEYSKGLLNALHWMLQGHRHTRQKVAGQWRKGPVYVTDADDPAVAAYTAPDADEVPGLMAELVDWLNAADDSHPLIRAAMAHLHLVSIHPWPDGNGRMSRSLQTLMIAREGVLAPEFSSIEAWLGRSRHTRDYYQQLERTGATYQPDRDVSGWIRFNLTAYHQQAQTVQHRVDRSAAVWELLARFVDQAGMDERVITALHDVAVVGRIRRARYEQSEGLTLQQAQRDLRDLAAAGLLVPVGRTRARFYTEGTQFPEAALERARTPFTLASPYPND from the coding sequence GTGCTGTTTTCGACTCCGGTTCTGACTGCGGCCGACCAAGAGGTCCTTGCGGGCATCGAGCAGATGCGTGAGCGGCTCCGCCACCAGGTGCAGGCCCACCCGGCCAAGTGGACGTCAGGATTGCGTAAGTTTCTGACCGCCGATGCTGTGGCCGCCTCGAACTCTATTGAGGGATTCCGGGTCAGCACTCAGGACGTGCAGGATCTGATGGATGGCGAGCGCGACGTCGACGTGTCCGATGAGAACCGTGCGGAGACGCTCGCCTATCAGGCCATGATGACCTATGTGCAGTCGCTGCATGACGTGGCTGATTTCGAATACAGCAAAGGGTTGCTGAACGCGTTGCACTGGATGCTGCAGGGGCACCGTCACACGCGCCAGAAGGTGGCCGGGCAGTGGCGTAAAGGGCCGGTCTACGTCACCGATGCTGACGACCCGGCGGTCGCGGCGTATACCGCCCCCGACGCTGACGAAGTCCCTGGTCTGATGGCGGAACTCGTTGACTGGCTCAATGCGGCCGACGACTCGCATCCTCTGATTCGCGCGGCCATGGCCCACCTCCACCTGGTGTCCATCCACCCGTGGCCGGACGGCAATGGCCGCATGTCCCGTTCGCTGCAGACTCTTATGATCGCCCGTGAAGGCGTCCTTGCGCCCGAGTTCTCCTCGATCGAAGCGTGGCTCGGTCGGTCACGTCACACTCGCGATTACTACCAGCAGCTTGAGCGCACAGGTGCGACCTATCAGCCGGACCGGGACGTGTCGGGCTGGATTCGGTTCAACCTCACGGCCTATCACCAGCAGGCGCAGACGGTTCAGCACAGGGTTGATCGGTCCGCCGCGGTCTGGGAGTTGCTCGCCAGGTTCGTCGACCAGGCCGGAATGGATGAGCGTGTCATAACCGCGCTGCATGACGTGGCCGTAGTCGGCCGGATTCGTCGAGCGCGATATGAGCAGTCCGAAGGGCTCACCCTCCAGCAGGCGCAGCGCGACCTGCGGGATCTGGCCGCGGCCGGCCTGCTTGTCCCGGTCGGGCGCACACGGGCCCGCTTCTACACCGAAGGAACGCAGTTCCCCGAAGCGGCGCTGGAGCGGGCCCGCACGCCGTTCACCCTTGCCTCGCCGTACCCGAACGACTGA
- a CDS encoding potassium transporter Kup, with protein MGAKHDKLSVATVVGALGVVFGDIGTSPIYTLQTVFNPADPHPVPLTEANLFGVVSTIFWSVMLIVTLTYVTLVMRINNDGEGGIMALITLLRRGEAARGRRTAIALAVLGIFGAALFFGDSMITPAISVLSAVEGVKVVSPGLEELIIPITAVIIVVLFAVQRFGTNAVGRMFGPITIAWFLAIGVCGIGGITQRPDILKALSPTYAIGFLAGHFHIAFFALAAIVLAVTGAEALYADMGHFGRRAIAYGWIGLVLPACTLSYLGQGALLLADPAAFTSPFFLLVPEWGRLPMVLLATAATVIAAQAVITGAYSVANQAGQLGYLPRLRVAHTSESTIGQIYVPWINWVLMVSVLTLVFTFRSSAALAYAFGMAVIATITITTLLFFYLAHTRWGVPAWIAATGATLLVAVDLLFVAANLTKLVHGAWLPLIIGLIAFTVMTTWQRGRQIVTAERDRAEGPLREFVAELHGCRLARVPGTAIFLNRGKQTAPLAFRANVEHNQVLHEKVLILSIQTLPVPWVPDGERLEVDDLGNAGDGITYVNVRFGYIEKPNVPEVLRLLTAEQTEGEIEIDDASYFLSKIELTRGPARTMATWRKRLFIATSHITADAAEYFSLPRHRTVIMGSRIDV; from the coding sequence ATGGGGGCGAAGCATGACAAGTTGAGCGTGGCTACGGTGGTGGGGGCGCTCGGGGTGGTGTTCGGGGACATCGGGACCAGTCCCATCTATACGCTGCAGACAGTGTTCAATCCGGCGGATCCGCATCCGGTGCCGCTGACCGAGGCGAACCTGTTCGGCGTCGTGTCGACGATCTTCTGGTCGGTGATGCTGATCGTGACACTGACCTACGTCACGCTCGTGATGCGGATCAACAACGACGGCGAGGGCGGCATCATGGCCCTGATCACGCTGTTGCGGCGCGGCGAGGCGGCCCGGGGGCGGCGGACCGCGATAGCGCTGGCCGTGCTCGGCATCTTCGGCGCGGCGCTGTTCTTCGGCGACAGCATGATCACGCCGGCGATCTCGGTGCTGTCCGCGGTCGAGGGAGTCAAGGTCGTCTCGCCGGGGCTGGAAGAGCTGATCATCCCGATCACCGCGGTGATCATCGTGGTGCTGTTCGCGGTGCAGCGGTTCGGCACGAACGCGGTCGGGCGGATGTTCGGGCCGATCACGATCGCCTGGTTCCTGGCGATCGGCGTCTGCGGCATCGGCGGCATCACGCAGCGGCCGGACATCCTCAAGGCGCTCTCCCCCACGTACGCGATCGGGTTCCTGGCCGGGCACTTCCACATCGCGTTCTTCGCGCTCGCCGCGATCGTGCTCGCGGTGACCGGCGCGGAGGCGCTCTACGCGGACATGGGCCACTTCGGGCGGCGCGCGATCGCCTACGGCTGGATCGGGCTGGTGCTGCCCGCGTGCACGCTCAGCTACCTCGGGCAGGGTGCGCTGCTGCTCGCCGACCCGGCCGCGTTCACCAGCCCGTTCTTCCTGCTCGTGCCGGAGTGGGGGCGGCTGCCGATGGTGCTGCTGGCGACCGCGGCGACGGTCATCGCGGCCCAGGCGGTGATCACCGGCGCGTACTCGGTGGCGAACCAGGCCGGGCAGCTCGGCTACCTGCCCCGGCTGCGGGTGGCGCACACGTCGGAGTCGACGATCGGCCAGATCTACGTACCGTGGATCAACTGGGTCCTGATGGTCTCGGTGTTGACGCTGGTCTTCACGTTCCGCAGCTCGGCCGCGCTGGCGTACGCGTTCGGGATGGCCGTGATCGCCACGATCACCATCACCACGCTGCTGTTCTTCTACCTCGCGCACACCCGCTGGGGCGTACCGGCCTGGATCGCCGCGACCGGCGCGACGCTGCTGGTCGCGGTCGACCTGCTGTTCGTCGCCGCGAACCTGACCAAGCTGGTGCACGGCGCGTGGCTGCCGCTGATCATCGGGCTGATCGCGTTCACGGTGATGACCACGTGGCAGCGCGGCCGGCAGATCGTCACGGCGGAGCGCGACCGGGCCGAGGGGCCGCTACGCGAGTTCGTGGCGGAGCTGCACGGCTGCCGGCTGGCCCGGGTGCCCGGCACCGCGATCTTCCTCAACCGCGGCAAGCAGACCGCGCCGCTGGCGTTCCGCGCGAACGTCGAGCACAACCAGGTGCTGCACGAGAAGGTGCTGATCCTGTCCATCCAGACGCTGCCGGTGCCATGGGTGCCGGACGGCGAACGCCTCGAGGTCGACGACCTGGGCAACGCCGGCGACGGCATCACGTACGTGAACGTGCGCTTCGGCTACATCGAGAAGCCGAACGTGCCCGAGGTGCTCCGCCTGCTCACCGCGGAGCAGACCGAGGGCGAGATCGAGATCGACGACGCCTCCTACTTCCTGTCGAAGATCGAGCTGACCCGCGGCCCGGCCCGCACCATGGCCACGTGGCGCAAACGCCTGTTCATCGCCACCTCGCACATCACGGCGGACGCCGCCGAATACTTCAGCCTCCCCCGCCACCGTACGGTGATCATGGGTTCTCGCATCGACGTGTGA
- a CDS encoding PucR family transcriptional regulator: MSDPVARPAVEPRLPPQARLTGGTADATSAADSPRAGERAVSGERAVSDEVRSGDWLAEGCAVLLAAAAGGERDRGAALLGARAADDGLRLPQLVDGVLRAATAHWRASAGPASVGPASVGHGFARPGGAVADEHARALALLDTTRALIEAVLDGYADQTRAELSRYDQARTAFVNDLLTGRADPGGLAERAGRYGIRLSATHVVLIARAPGLSTDVVHRIDGALADRYGEGNTLTTLRDGDLVCISAGGLRGIAAELAHQLRGALGTGGWQVAVGRAHRGLAGLARSLDEARGTLDHAAALGFTTPVLHAADLLVFPVLLRDRDAITDLVSTVLGPLETARGGARPYLETLTVLFDNQGNHAATARQMHLSVRAVTYRLDRIQSITGYHPGEPTQRFTLHAAVLGARLLGWPPPAAG, from the coding sequence GTGTCTGACCCCGTCGCCCGCCCCGCCGTAGAGCCGCGGCTCCCACCCCAGGCGCGGCTCACGGGCGGGACGGCGGACGCGACGTCCGCTGCCGACTCGCCGCGGGCCGGGGAGCGAGCGGTCTCCGGGGAGCGGGCGGTCTCCGATGAGGTGCGGTCCGGTGACTGGCTTGCCGAAGGCTGCGCGGTGCTGCTGGCGGCAGCGGCCGGCGGGGAACGCGACCGTGGGGCCGCGCTGCTCGGGGCGCGTGCCGCCGACGACGGGCTGCGGCTGCCGCAACTCGTCGACGGCGTGCTCCGCGCCGCCACCGCGCACTGGCGGGCCTCTGCGGGTCCGGCTTCCGTGGGTCCGGCTTCCGTGGGTCACGGCTTCGCTCGCCCGGGTGGGGCGGTCGCCGATGAGCATGCGCGGGCGCTTGCGCTGCTGGACACCACCCGCGCGCTGATCGAGGCCGTCCTCGACGGCTACGCCGATCAGACCAGAGCCGAACTCAGCCGGTACGACCAGGCACGCACCGCGTTCGTCAACGACCTGCTCACCGGCCGTGCCGACCCGGGCGGGCTGGCCGAGCGAGCCGGCCGCTACGGCATCCGGCTCTCCGCGACGCACGTGGTGCTGATCGCCCGCGCGCCCGGCCTGAGCACCGACGTGGTGCACCGGATCGACGGCGCGCTCGCGGACCGCTACGGCGAGGGCAACACGCTGACCACGCTACGCGACGGCGACCTGGTCTGCATCAGCGCGGGCGGCCTGCGCGGCATCGCGGCCGAACTCGCCCACCAGCTGCGCGGCGCGCTCGGCACCGGCGGCTGGCAGGTCGCGGTCGGCCGGGCACACCGCGGCCTGGCCGGACTGGCCCGGTCGCTCGACGAGGCGCGCGGCACGCTCGACCACGCGGCCGCGCTCGGCTTCACCACACCCGTGCTGCACGCGGCCGACCTGCTCGTCTTCCCGGTGCTGCTGCGCGATCGGGACGCGATCACCGACCTGGTAAGCACGGTCCTCGGCCCGCTGGAGACCGCGCGCGGCGGCGCCCGGCCGTACCTGGAGACGCTCACCGTCCTCTTCGACAATCAGGGCAATCACGCGGCGACCGCGCGGCAGATGCACCTGTCCGTGCGCGCGGTCACCTATCGGCTGGACCGGATCCAGAGCATCACCGGCTACCACCCGGGCGAGCCCACCCAGCGCTTCACACTGCACGCCGCGGTCCTCGGCGCCCGCCTCCTCGGCTGGCCACCACCCGCAGCGGGCTGA
- a CDS encoding ABC transporter permease subunit: MLPALVRKTWRDDRRALLGWAAGVAVFTAVYSGFYASFQGAADLKQDALPREVLEFLGVADLLSPAGYLQASVFSLLGPLLVIMCAVTLTVRTIAGPEEDGGMELLLANPVSRIAFAGQRLAAAGTSATLVAAVPGLVLLVVVPVVGMDIPLSNVAAAGAGLVALVWCFTGIAFLAGAATGRRGPVLAITGAIAVATYMAHALSGVIDGTAWMRWLSPFHYFIGTDPLHTGWHPAELLGLVAVGAVTAAAGVLLFDRRDVGV; this comes from the coding sequence ATGCTGCCCGCACTGGTGCGTAAGACCTGGCGGGACGACCGCCGCGCGCTGCTCGGCTGGGCCGCCGGGGTCGCGGTGTTCACCGCGGTCTACTCCGGCTTCTACGCCAGCTTCCAGGGCGCGGCCGACCTGAAGCAGGACGCGCTGCCGCGGGAGGTGCTGGAGTTCCTCGGCGTCGCCGACCTGCTCTCCCCGGCCGGATACCTGCAGGCCAGCGTGTTCAGCCTGCTCGGGCCGCTGCTGGTGATCATGTGCGCGGTCACGCTGACCGTGCGGACGATCGCCGGGCCCGAGGAGGACGGCGGGATGGAGCTGCTGCTGGCGAACCCGGTGTCCCGCATCGCGTTCGCCGGCCAGCGCCTGGCCGCGGCCGGTACGTCCGCCACGCTGGTCGCGGCAGTGCCCGGACTGGTGCTGCTGGTCGTGGTGCCGGTCGTGGGCATGGACATCCCGCTGTCCAACGTGGCCGCCGCGGGCGCCGGGCTGGTCGCACTCGTTTGGTGCTTCACCGGGATCGCGTTCCTGGCCGGCGCGGCCACCGGGCGCCGTGGGCCGGTCCTGGCCATCACCGGCGCGATCGCGGTGGCGACCTACATGGCGCACGCGCTCAGCGGCGTGATCGACGGGACGGCGTGGATGCGCTGGCTGTCGCCGTTCCACTACTTCATCGGCACCGACCCGCTGCACACCGGCTGGCACCCGGCGGAGCTCCTCGGGCTGGTCGCGGTGGGCGCGGTCACGGCCGCGGCCGGCGTGCTGCTGTTCGACCGCCGTGACGTCGGTGTCTGA
- a CDS encoding ABC transporter ATP-binding protein has translation MTTDIAIRAEGLTKFYGGDRGIEDLDLEVRAGEVMGFLGPNGAGKTTSIRLLLDYLRPTRGRATVLGLDPRRDRAALYRRVGYLPGELAFPGRGRADELLRFFAGARGGVAWTRVTELADRLELDVSRPVHAMSKGNKQKVGLVQAFMHRPALLVLDEPTSGLDPLMQQEFLAMVRDARTDGQTVLMSSHVLAEVQHAADRVAIVRDGRLAAVERVESLGRRAIRTVEIHFADPVDAAEFAALPGVTGVMVSGPVLTCTVDGRLDPLIKAAARHDVVDLLSAEPDLEETFLSFYYHSEGAGDAARTGA, from the coding sequence ATGACGACCGACATCGCGATCCGCGCGGAGGGACTGACCAAGTTCTACGGCGGCGATCGCGGCATCGAGGACCTCGACCTCGAGGTCCGGGCCGGGGAGGTGATGGGCTTCCTCGGGCCGAACGGCGCCGGGAAGACCACCTCCATCCGGCTGCTGCTGGACTATCTGCGCCCGACCCGCGGGCGCGCCACCGTGCTCGGCCTCGACCCCCGCCGGGACCGGGCCGCGCTCTACCGCCGCGTCGGCTACCTTCCCGGCGAGCTGGCGTTCCCCGGCCGCGGGCGCGCCGACGAACTCCTACGGTTCTTCGCCGGCGCGCGCGGCGGCGTCGCCTGGACGCGGGTGACCGAGCTGGCCGACCGGCTCGAACTCGACGTGTCCAGGCCGGTGCACGCGATGAGCAAGGGCAACAAGCAGAAGGTCGGGCTGGTGCAGGCGTTCATGCACCGGCCCGCGCTGCTCGTGCTGGACGAGCCGACCAGCGGACTCGACCCGCTGATGCAGCAGGAGTTCCTGGCCATGGTGCGCGACGCGCGTACCGACGGGCAGACGGTGTTGATGTCCTCGCACGTGCTGGCCGAGGTGCAGCACGCGGCCGACCGGGTCGCGATCGTGCGCGACGGACGGCTCGCCGCGGTCGAGCGGGTCGAGTCGCTGGGGCGGCGCGCGATCCGTACCGTCGAGATCCATTTCGCGGATCCGGTCGACGCGGCCGAGTTCGCCGCGCTGCCCGGCGTCACCGGCGTGATGGTGTCCGGACCGGTCCTGACCTGCACGGTCGACGGCCGGCTCGACCCGCTGATCAAAGCCGCGGCCCGGCACGACGTCGTCGACCTGCTGTCGGCGGAACCGGACCTCGAGGAGACGTTCCTGTCGTTCTACTACCACTCCGAAGGAGCCGGCGATGCTGCCCGCACTGGTGCGTAA
- a CDS encoding NADPH-dependent F420 reductase encodes MATIGFIGSGNLGSALARLVAIAGHDVVLSNSRGPETLGERLTRVGPRASAGTVADAAARGDLVVVSTPLRAYRSVPVAPLRGKVVIDTINFDPARDGDYPEITAGRQTASGVLQEHLPESFVVKAFSNMFFKHLATMGRPAGAPDRSTLPIAGDDAEAKRTVATLADEAGFDTLDAGPLAESRRFARGTPAFHAYLDPDGMFTAPGRPASTTALAKLLAAAN; translated from the coding sequence ATGGCCACCATCGGATTCATCGGCAGCGGCAACCTCGGCAGCGCGCTCGCGCGGCTCGTGGCCATCGCGGGCCACGACGTCGTGCTCAGCAACAGCCGCGGCCCGGAGACGCTGGGCGAGCGACTCACGCGGGTCGGCCCGCGCGCGTCCGCCGGCACCGTGGCGGACGCGGCCGCGCGCGGCGACCTCGTGGTGGTGTCGACGCCGCTGCGGGCGTACCGGTCGGTGCCGGTCGCACCACTGCGCGGCAAGGTCGTCATCGACACGATCAACTTCGATCCGGCCCGGGACGGCGACTACCCGGAGATCACCGCGGGCCGGCAGACCGCGAGCGGCGTGCTGCAGGAGCATCTGCCGGAGTCGTTCGTGGTCAAGGCGTTCAGCAACATGTTCTTCAAGCACCTGGCCACGATGGGCCGCCCGGCCGGCGCACCGGACCGCAGCACGCTGCCGATCGCCGGCGACGACGCCGAGGCCAAACGCACGGTCGCCACACTGGCCGACGAGGCCGGCTTCGACACCCTCGACGCCGGCCCGCTCGCGGAGAGCCGCCGGTTCGCCCGCGGCACCCCGGCGTTCCACGCCTACCTCGACCCGGACGGCATGTTCACGGCCCCCGGCCGCCCCGCCTCCACCACCGCCCTGGCGAAGCTCCTCGCCGCCGCGAACTGA
- a CDS encoding penicillin-insensitive murein endopeptidase, translated as MRTLTRLAAALTVAIGIVLVAPAAPASAFPGAFFHTQRQGNRGVDTQAVQHLLTARGHATGADGVFGSGTATSVRAFQTARGLTSDGIVGPQTWGALIVTVRQGDNGAAVRAVQVLLNKKRRLSLAVDGDFGSGTHAAVVAFQNHAGITADGIVGPTTWQNLVWHYAYPSFANMCDQNPDGNGTANWGTGSAIGSLEAAAASFTGNGQVPLGDVSFEHGGDIPGHSTHETGLDVDVWPIRTDSAQCTAARITWESAAYDRAATRLLAQRIRATGRVESIYFNDPTLISEGLTTSYPNHDNHLHINYL; from the coding sequence GTGCGAACTCTGACCCGGCTGGCCGCGGCGCTCACCGTCGCGATCGGCATCGTGCTCGTCGCCCCCGCGGCGCCCGCCAGTGCGTTCCCGGGCGCGTTCTTCCACACCCAGCGCCAGGGCAACCGCGGCGTCGACACCCAGGCCGTGCAGCACCTGCTGACCGCGCGCGGTCACGCGACCGGCGCGGACGGCGTCTTCGGCTCCGGTACGGCCACGTCCGTGCGCGCGTTCCAGACCGCGCGCGGGCTGACCTCCGACGGCATCGTCGGCCCGCAGACGTGGGGCGCGCTCATCGTCACGGTCCGCCAGGGCGACAACGGCGCGGCGGTCCGCGCGGTGCAGGTGCTGCTGAACAAGAAGCGGCGGCTCTCGCTCGCGGTCGACGGCGACTTCGGCTCCGGCACGCACGCGGCCGTGGTGGCGTTCCAGAACCACGCCGGCATCACCGCGGACGGGATCGTCGGGCCGACCACCTGGCAGAACCTGGTCTGGCACTACGCCTACCCGTCGTTCGCGAACATGTGCGACCAGAACCCGGACGGCAACGGCACCGCGAACTGGGGCACCGGCTCCGCGATCGGATCACTGGAAGCGGCGGCCGCGTCGTTCACCGGGAACGGTCAGGTGCCGCTGGGCGACGTCAGCTTCGAGCACGGCGGCGACATCCCCGGCCACAGCACCCACGAGACCGGGCTGGACGTCGACGTGTGGCCGATCCGCACGGACTCGGCGCAGTGCACGGCCGCCCGGATCACCTGGGAGTCGGCCGCCTACGACCGCGCCGCCACCCGGCTGCTGGCACAACGCATCCGTGCCACCGGCCGGGTGGAGAGCATCTACTTCAACGACCCGACGCTGATCAGTGAGGGGCTGACCACGAGCTACCCGAACCACGACAACCACCTGCACATCAACTATCTCTGA
- a CDS encoding M15 family metallopeptidase, whose protein sequence is MTRQRLLRLFMALFMTFTATAAVNVALAGPAAADGCYTWSRTLRSGMSGEDVRQLQIRVAGWVDSGEVLAIDGDYGARTAAAVAKFQAGYGLSNDGVAGPQTFNQIYALQDDDCTPIHFTFAEATASATCGSQASLQGGAVSATQVRANLIRSMWRAEALRRKLGNAPLVVSSGFRSVACNAQVGGSSGSRHTYGDALDFTGTPSLCTIAREARSAGFAEIIGPGAAGHSDHTHLAAKPTRTWSAPQCF, encoded by the coding sequence ATGACGAGACAACGACTGTTACGCCTGTTCATGGCACTGTTCATGACGTTCACGGCCACGGCCGCGGTGAACGTGGCGCTGGCCGGTCCCGCCGCCGCGGACGGCTGCTACACCTGGAGCCGCACGCTGCGGTCGGGGATGAGCGGCGAGGACGTCAGGCAGCTCCAGATCCGCGTCGCCGGCTGGGTGGACTCCGGCGAGGTGCTCGCCATCGACGGCGATTACGGTGCCCGGACCGCGGCGGCCGTGGCCAAGTTCCAGGCCGGCTACGGCCTGTCCAACGACGGCGTCGCGGGCCCGCAGACCTTCAACCAGATCTACGCGCTCCAGGACGACGACTGCACCCCGATCCACTTCACGTTCGCCGAGGCGACCGCCTCGGCCACCTGCGGGAGCCAGGCCAGCCTCCAGGGCGGCGCGGTGTCCGCGACGCAGGTGCGCGCCAACCTGATCCGGTCCATGTGGCGAGCCGAGGCGTTGCGGCGCAAGCTCGGGAACGCGCCACTGGTCGTCTCGTCCGGATTCCGCAGCGTGGCGTGCAACGCGCAGGTCGGCGGCTCCAGCGGCAGCCGGCACACGTACGGCGACGCGCTCGACTTCACCGGCACGCCGAGCCTGTGCACGATCGCCCGGGAGGCCCGCTCCGCCGGATTCGCCGAGATCATCGGCCCGGGCGCGGCCGGTCACAGCGACCACACCCACCTGGCCGCCAAGCCGACCCGGACCTGGTCCGCGCCGCAGTGCTTCTGA